One genomic window of Meles meles chromosome 15, mMelMel3.1 paternal haplotype, whole genome shotgun sequence includes the following:
- the C15H2orf81 gene encoding uncharacterized protein C2orf81 homolog isoform X1 encodes MAHEGSRQERQVRDRGVTRSKAEKARPPTVQAPQVDIVPGRLTEAEWMALMALEEGEDVVGDILADLLARVMDSAFKVYLTQQCIPFTISQAREAMLQITEWRFLARDEGESAVAEDPTWGEDEEPLACTTDAWAQGSVPVLHAPASMGPEETFRDEDQKSEDQMSLGTRWMGRGSQEQMESWEHSPELPVTQGPPPTPELFQDTGSQGPLEDLDIQARDHQATVGSLNASRQPSVEMAPNGSPYPSLELSQVASTQALAQAAQPGGSQFSLEDLYCCTSQPHLSGDWLKLKEEDVPLIDEDVPLIDSGVLGVDLSAGGPTTLIPSASLEPQQPRLEDPLRSRPRYRMGRKTGARLDPRRLPRHWVRPLAEVLVLDAEARPPEAYRGRQRVAKTKTSEAPTRSLAPRPGARVSPTVFFSLPPSVHFPALGLGPGLQSPTLSLGLPSPGFGSKLPFPKPGLGFLATHLAFPDLARSPSPKLWPGAKWPSGWEGEAELLGEIWAGRSRVNPQGLDPVDREGQDPRRGPYTAPRVLEATSQVMWKPMLLPDAMKLAPGVSMWNPTTQVLLRAAVPQQEDRESGTSLPIEQQPIQTGAPNPQVSVRQIMKNPKPKVWSLLPKHLPYSGP; translated from the exons aggcaggagagacaggTCCGGGACCGTGGGGTGACCCGATCCAAGGCAGAAAAGGCGCGGCCCCCTACAGTGCAGGCGCCACAGGTGGACATTGTGCCTGGGCGGCTCACGGAGGCTGAATGGATGGCACTCATGGCTCtagaggagggagaggatgtTGTAGGAGACATCTTGGCTGATCTGCTGGCACGAGTCATGGACTCCGCTTTCAAAGTCTACTTGACCCAGCAG TGCATTCCATTCACCATTAGCCAGGCCCGGGAGGCCATGCTGCAGATCACCGAGTGGCGCTTCCTGGCCAGGGATGAGGGAGAATCAGCAGTGGCCGAGGACCCCACGTGGGGCGAGGATGAGGAACCGTTGGCATGCACGACAGATGCCTGGGCTCAGGGATCAGTGCCTGTGCTGCATGCCCCCGCCTCCATGGGCCCAGAGGAGACCTTCCGAGACGAG GACCAAAAGAGCGAGGATCAGATGTCTCTAGGAACACGGTGGATGGGGAGAGGCTCTCAGGAGCAGATGGAATCttgggaacattctccagagctGCCAGTCACTCAGGGCCCGCCACCTACTCCAGAGCTGTTTCAGGACACAGGGTCCCAAGGTCCTTTAGAGGACTTGGACATCCAGGCCAGAGACCACCAGGCCACAGTGGGGTCCTTGAATGCGAGCCGCCAACCGTCGGTGGAGATGGCTCCCAATGGCAGTCCCTACCCTTCTCTGGAGCTGTCCCAGGTAGCCAGCACCCAGGCCTTGGCCCAGGCGGCACAGCCTGGGGGCTCCCAGTTCTCGCTGGAGGACCTCTATTGTTGCACATCCCAGCCGCACCTATCTGGAGACTGGCTGAAGCTCAAGGAGGAGGACGTGCCCCTCATCGACGAGGACGTGCCCCTCATCGACTCGGGTGTGTTGGGGGTCGACCTCTCTGCGGGCGGCCCCACCACGCTCATCCCCTCGGCCTCATTAGAGCCACAGCAGCCTAGGTTGGAGGACCCGCTGAGGAGCCGGCCTCGCTATAGGATGGGTCGCAAGACTGGGGCACGTCTGGACCCCAGGCGCCTGCCGCGCCACTGGGTGCGCCCTCTGGCCGAGGTTCTGGTTCTGGATGCCGAGGCACGCCCCCCGGAAGCCTACCGTGGGCGCCAGAGGGTCGCGAAGACCAAAACTTCTGAGGCTCCCACCAGATCCCTAGCACCCAGACCTGGTGCCCGTGTCTCTCCgacagttttcttctctctcccgcCTAGCGTTCATTTCCCTGCCTTGGGCCTGGGCCCCGGCCTCCAATCCCCAACTTTAAGTTTAGGCCTACCATCGCCAGGCTTTGGGTCAAAGTTGCCTTTTCCCAAACCCGGGCTTGGCTTTCTTGCCACTCATCTGGCTTTCCCTGATTTGGCCCGGAGCCCCAGCCCCAAACTGTGGCCTGGTGCCAAGTGGCCCAGTGGCTGGGAAGGGGAGGCTGAGTTGCTGGGCGAGATATGGGCTGGCCGCAGCCGTGTAAATCCACAGGGCCTGGATCCCGTCGACCGGGAGGGTCAGGATCCTCGCAGGGGGCCATATACGGCACCCCGAGTCCTTGAGGCCACGTCCCAGGTGATGTGGAAGCCCATGTTGCTGCCTGACGCAATGAAGCTGGCTCCTGGTGTGAGCATGTGGAACCCAACCACCCAGGTGTTGCTCAGGGCTGCAGTACCCCAGCAGGAGGACAGGGAAAGTGGCACCTCTCTTCCCATTGAGCAGCAGCCCATCCAGACAGGCGCCCCAAATCCTCAGGTGTCTGTGAGACAAATAATGAAGAACCCAAAGCCCAAAGTGTGGTCACTCCTCCCCAAGCACCTACCCTATTCTGGGCCCTGA
- the C15H2orf81 gene encoding uncharacterized protein C2orf81 homolog isoform X2, which produces MALMALEEGEDVVGDILADLLARVMDSAFKVYLTQQCIPFTISQAREAMLQITEWRFLARDEGESAVAEDPTWGEDEEPLACTTDAWAQGSVPVLHAPASMGPEETFRDEDQKSEDQMSLGTRWMGRGSQEQMESWEHSPELPVTQGPPPTPELFQDTGSQGPLEDLDIQARDHQATVGSLNASRQPSVEMAPNGSPYPSLELSQVASTQALAQAAQPGGSQFSLEDLYCCTSQPHLSGDWLKLKEEDVPLIDEDVPLIDSGVLGVDLSAGGPTTLIPSASLEPQQPRLEDPLRSRPRYRMGRKTGARLDPRRLPRHWVRPLAEVLVLDAEARPPEAYRGRQRVAKTKTSEAPTRSLAPRPGARVSPTVFFSLPPSVHFPALGLGPGLQSPTLSLGLPSPGFGSKLPFPKPGLGFLATHLAFPDLARSPSPKLWPGAKWPSGWEGEAELLGEIWAGRSRVNPQGLDPVDREGQDPRRGPYTAPRVLEATSQVMWKPMLLPDAMKLAPGVSMWNPTTQVLLRAAVPQQEDRESGTSLPIEQQPIQTGAPNPQVSVRQIMKNPKPKVWSLLPKHLPYSGP; this is translated from the exons ATGGCACTCATGGCTCtagaggagggagaggatgtTGTAGGAGACATCTTGGCTGATCTGCTGGCACGAGTCATGGACTCCGCTTTCAAAGTCTACTTGACCCAGCAG TGCATTCCATTCACCATTAGCCAGGCCCGGGAGGCCATGCTGCAGATCACCGAGTGGCGCTTCCTGGCCAGGGATGAGGGAGAATCAGCAGTGGCCGAGGACCCCACGTGGGGCGAGGATGAGGAACCGTTGGCATGCACGACAGATGCCTGGGCTCAGGGATCAGTGCCTGTGCTGCATGCCCCCGCCTCCATGGGCCCAGAGGAGACCTTCCGAGACGAG GACCAAAAGAGCGAGGATCAGATGTCTCTAGGAACACGGTGGATGGGGAGAGGCTCTCAGGAGCAGATGGAATCttgggaacattctccagagctGCCAGTCACTCAGGGCCCGCCACCTACTCCAGAGCTGTTTCAGGACACAGGGTCCCAAGGTCCTTTAGAGGACTTGGACATCCAGGCCAGAGACCACCAGGCCACAGTGGGGTCCTTGAATGCGAGCCGCCAACCGTCGGTGGAGATGGCTCCCAATGGCAGTCCCTACCCTTCTCTGGAGCTGTCCCAGGTAGCCAGCACCCAGGCCTTGGCCCAGGCGGCACAGCCTGGGGGCTCCCAGTTCTCGCTGGAGGACCTCTATTGTTGCACATCCCAGCCGCACCTATCTGGAGACTGGCTGAAGCTCAAGGAGGAGGACGTGCCCCTCATCGACGAGGACGTGCCCCTCATCGACTCGGGTGTGTTGGGGGTCGACCTCTCTGCGGGCGGCCCCACCACGCTCATCCCCTCGGCCTCATTAGAGCCACAGCAGCCTAGGTTGGAGGACCCGCTGAGGAGCCGGCCTCGCTATAGGATGGGTCGCAAGACTGGGGCACGTCTGGACCCCAGGCGCCTGCCGCGCCACTGGGTGCGCCCTCTGGCCGAGGTTCTGGTTCTGGATGCCGAGGCACGCCCCCCGGAAGCCTACCGTGGGCGCCAGAGGGTCGCGAAGACCAAAACTTCTGAGGCTCCCACCAGATCCCTAGCACCCAGACCTGGTGCCCGTGTCTCTCCgacagttttcttctctctcccgcCTAGCGTTCATTTCCCTGCCTTGGGCCTGGGCCCCGGCCTCCAATCCCCAACTTTAAGTTTAGGCCTACCATCGCCAGGCTTTGGGTCAAAGTTGCCTTTTCCCAAACCCGGGCTTGGCTTTCTTGCCACTCATCTGGCTTTCCCTGATTTGGCCCGGAGCCCCAGCCCCAAACTGTGGCCTGGTGCCAAGTGGCCCAGTGGCTGGGAAGGGGAGGCTGAGTTGCTGGGCGAGATATGGGCTGGCCGCAGCCGTGTAAATCCACAGGGCCTGGATCCCGTCGACCGGGAGGGTCAGGATCCTCGCAGGGGGCCATATACGGCACCCCGAGTCCTTGAGGCCACGTCCCAGGTGATGTGGAAGCCCATGTTGCTGCCTGACGCAATGAAGCTGGCTCCTGGTGTGAGCATGTGGAACCCAACCACCCAGGTGTTGCTCAGGGCTGCAGTACCCCAGCAGGAGGACAGGGAAAGTGGCACCTCTCTTCCCATTGAGCAGCAGCCCATCCAGACAGGCGCCCCAAATCCTCAGGTGTCTGTGAGACAAATAATGAAGAACCCAAAGCCCAAAGTGTGGTCACTCCTCCCCAAGCACCTACCCTATTCTGGGCCCTGA
- the C15H2orf81 gene encoding uncharacterized protein C2orf81 homolog isoform X3: MAHEGSCIPFTISQAREAMLQITEWRFLARDEGESAVAEDPTWGEDEEPLACTTDAWAQGSVPVLHAPASMGPEETFRDEDQKSEDQMSLGTRWMGRGSQEQMESWEHSPELPVTQGPPPTPELFQDTGSQGPLEDLDIQARDHQATVGSLNASRQPSVEMAPNGSPYPSLELSQVASTQALAQAAQPGGSQFSLEDLYCCTSQPHLSGDWLKLKEEDVPLIDEDVPLIDSGVLGVDLSAGGPTTLIPSASLEPQQPRLEDPLRSRPRYRMGRKTGARLDPRRLPRHWVRPLAEVLVLDAEARPPEAYRGRQRVAKTKTSEAPTRSLAPRPGARVSPTVFFSLPPSVHFPALGLGPGLQSPTLSLGLPSPGFGSKLPFPKPGLGFLATHLAFPDLARSPSPKLWPGAKWPSGWEGEAELLGEIWAGRSRVNPQGLDPVDREGQDPRRGPYTAPRVLEATSQVMWKPMLLPDAMKLAPGVSMWNPTTQVLLRAAVPQQEDRESGTSLPIEQQPIQTGAPNPQVSVRQIMKNPKPKVWSLLPKHLPYSGP; encoded by the exons TGCATTCCATTCACCATTAGCCAGGCCCGGGAGGCCATGCTGCAGATCACCGAGTGGCGCTTCCTGGCCAGGGATGAGGGAGAATCAGCAGTGGCCGAGGACCCCACGTGGGGCGAGGATGAGGAACCGTTGGCATGCACGACAGATGCCTGGGCTCAGGGATCAGTGCCTGTGCTGCATGCCCCCGCCTCCATGGGCCCAGAGGAGACCTTCCGAGACGAG GACCAAAAGAGCGAGGATCAGATGTCTCTAGGAACACGGTGGATGGGGAGAGGCTCTCAGGAGCAGATGGAATCttgggaacattctccagagctGCCAGTCACTCAGGGCCCGCCACCTACTCCAGAGCTGTTTCAGGACACAGGGTCCCAAGGTCCTTTAGAGGACTTGGACATCCAGGCCAGAGACCACCAGGCCACAGTGGGGTCCTTGAATGCGAGCCGCCAACCGTCGGTGGAGATGGCTCCCAATGGCAGTCCCTACCCTTCTCTGGAGCTGTCCCAGGTAGCCAGCACCCAGGCCTTGGCCCAGGCGGCACAGCCTGGGGGCTCCCAGTTCTCGCTGGAGGACCTCTATTGTTGCACATCCCAGCCGCACCTATCTGGAGACTGGCTGAAGCTCAAGGAGGAGGACGTGCCCCTCATCGACGAGGACGTGCCCCTCATCGACTCGGGTGTGTTGGGGGTCGACCTCTCTGCGGGCGGCCCCACCACGCTCATCCCCTCGGCCTCATTAGAGCCACAGCAGCCTAGGTTGGAGGACCCGCTGAGGAGCCGGCCTCGCTATAGGATGGGTCGCAAGACTGGGGCACGTCTGGACCCCAGGCGCCTGCCGCGCCACTGGGTGCGCCCTCTGGCCGAGGTTCTGGTTCTGGATGCCGAGGCACGCCCCCCGGAAGCCTACCGTGGGCGCCAGAGGGTCGCGAAGACCAAAACTTCTGAGGCTCCCACCAGATCCCTAGCACCCAGACCTGGTGCCCGTGTCTCTCCgacagttttcttctctctcccgcCTAGCGTTCATTTCCCTGCCTTGGGCCTGGGCCCCGGCCTCCAATCCCCAACTTTAAGTTTAGGCCTACCATCGCCAGGCTTTGGGTCAAAGTTGCCTTTTCCCAAACCCGGGCTTGGCTTTCTTGCCACTCATCTGGCTTTCCCTGATTTGGCCCGGAGCCCCAGCCCCAAACTGTGGCCTGGTGCCAAGTGGCCCAGTGGCTGGGAAGGGGAGGCTGAGTTGCTGGGCGAGATATGGGCTGGCCGCAGCCGTGTAAATCCACAGGGCCTGGATCCCGTCGACCGGGAGGGTCAGGATCCTCGCAGGGGGCCATATACGGCACCCCGAGTCCTTGAGGCCACGTCCCAGGTGATGTGGAAGCCCATGTTGCTGCCTGACGCAATGAAGCTGGCTCCTGGTGTGAGCATGTGGAACCCAACCACCCAGGTGTTGCTCAGGGCTGCAGTACCCCAGCAGGAGGACAGGGAAAGTGGCACCTCTCTTCCCATTGAGCAGCAGCCCATCCAGACAGGCGCCCCAAATCCTCAGGTGTCTGTGAGACAAATAATGAAGAACCCAAAGCCCAAAGTGTGGTCACTCCTCCCCAAGCACCTACCCTATTCTGGGCCCTGA